One genomic window of Pocillopora verrucosa isolate sample1 chromosome 8, ASM3666991v2, whole genome shotgun sequence includes the following:
- the LOC136282846 gene encoding leukocyte tyrosine kinase receptor-like, with amino-acid sequence MLWIFRYFLVCASFTNFVTAEDQCRIEINIRGMALKGFVFKRMTVEAPHICDILCEREITCQSYNFNRKEQICELNNRTKDATPENFRSDPAWFYIRRLNGRAPLGSIPELPARSCREIKASEGKDTVSNKYWLDPSGAGKAVLVYCDMNLEDHDECLDGKNACDVNAYCTNTLGSHYCTCKEGYAGDGQSCSGFTAVFTNLNTSGSQGPHSVGSHYTGQDHDGQVTVSNGTQLWTVPHTGEYRIEAIGASGEYGEDSVISGGRGARMIGNFMLTKDEIIRILVGQRGEKGAYTKKTAGGGGGTFVVTGDNKPLIIAGGGGGVSKMTEQYSGCDASINTTGNAGYNSPFLSGGSNGNGGQTDKPYSGGGGGGFYSNGENSNVSFGGGKGGKGFLAGGEGGAYLGGFGGGGGYRVEYKLPGGGGGYSGGSGGANKDLSCGGGGGSFKNGTNQQNECCYNTAGHGRVIITFLH; translated from the exons ATGCTGTGGATATTTCGTTATTTTCTTGTCTGTGCTTCGTTCACAAACTTTGTAACCGCCGAGGATCAATGCAGGATAGAAATTAACATTCGTGGCATGGCTCTCAAAGGCTTCGTTTTCAAGAGAATGACAGTAGAAGCTCCTCATATCTGTGATATCTTATGTGAAAGGGAAATTACCTGCCAGAGCTACAATTTCAACAGAAAGGAACAGATCTGTGAATTAAACAACCGCACAAAGGACGCAACACCCGAGAATTTCCGCTCGGATCCAGCGTGGTTTTATATTCGTCGTTTGAACGGAAGAG CTCCCTTGGGTTCGATTCCGGAGTTACCAGCACGTTCATGCCGAGAAATAAAAGCAAGCGAAGGGAAAGACACTGTAAGCAACAAATACTGGCTGGATCCATCTGGCGCAGGGAAGGCAGTTTTGGTTTACTGTGATATGAATTTAGAAG ATCATGATGAATGCCTCGATGGAAAAAATGCCTGCGACGTCAATGCATACTGTACAAACACTTTGGGTTCCCATTACTGTACCTGCAAGGAGGGATACGCTGGCGATGGACAGTCGTGTTCAG GATTTACAGCTGTTTTCACAAACCTTAATACGAGTGGATCTCAGGGTCCACACTCAGTTGGCAGTCactacacaggtcaggatcatgacggacaagttacaGTGTCCAACGGTACTCAACTGTGGACTGTGCCACACactggtgaatacagaatagaagcaataggagccTCAGGGGAGTACGGTGAGGACAGTGTCATCAGCGGAGGGAGAGGGGCAcggatgattggaaactttatgTTGACCAAAGATGAGATCATCCGTATACTTGTTGGTCAAAGAGGGGAAAAAGGGGCTTACACCAAAAAAACTGCCGGAGGcggaggaggtacatttgtagtaaCAGGAGACAATAAGCCTTTGATCAtagccggaggtggaggaggagttTCAAAAATGACAGAACAGTATTCCGGATGTGATGCGTCCATAAACACAACAGGGAATGCAGGGTATAACTCACCATTCCTGTCAGGAGGAAGTAACGGAAATGGAGGACAAACTGATAAACCGTACTCTG GTGGCGGTGGCGGCGGCTTCTACAGTAATGGAGAAAACTCAAACGTATCTTTTGGAGGGGGAAAGGGAGGTAAAGGATTTCTAGctgggggagaggggggagcaTATCTGGGTGGGTTCGGAGGTGGGGGTGGTTATCGTGTAGAATATAAATTACCTGGGGGAGGTGGAGGATACTCTGGGGGAAGTGGAGGTGCGAATAAAGATCtttcctgtgggggagggggaggttctTTCAAGAACggaacaaatcagcaaaatgaatgttgttataatACTGCTGGACATGGTAGAGTGATCATAACATTTCTCCACTGA
- the LOC136282847 gene encoding uncharacterized protein, with protein MSLERRVVVNIPMQTLIISLRLTSQDDRLKLELGPPAEVKEKLPYLDNAFERFKEAHRDYVEEILDENAIINVDSAVNPEDSISCAGTPIPSGASKVSKHSSRASSRGGRASSVAAARAKEAARIAELKAEISMLEKRQTLEEKKFRLQQEELRLNLEAEMIKTTAKERVYAAMTSPSLPEVKPLKLETELQDQEPPRTSPRAKRSFPGEVHHPGQGVSMDSVPYGQFDYQACTVSGDLRKETIGLQRQQTALQFQQNRMMELLAHNQNRNKPPQPRVPVFDGNPIEYRTFVRAFENLVESRTFSSTDRLYYLEQFTAGDVKELVRSCHHLPAEEGYDEARRLLRRKYGDDYRIASAYKMKALDWPSIKAEDGVALNRFSVFLASCKNALAGSQYISKFDQPGNIQKLVLKIPYSMRERWRRLADDIMDRQLRPVQFGDFVAFVDREARILTNPVFGKISDTVRSAPGQRSFGGKTSNPKNLSLLAHVGDSEGHTSETVPQGVKEPSQRADGEQRLQTRKVQPSGIDQGPSQGKNRCLYCSRNHALEDCQSLRPRERPAVDVGVGTEDVISTQVCSHMVKTGTSANSETSGEGRRTGMAVIPVRVRAKDSDKSVITYAFLDNGSNSSFCTESLMKQLGINGQQVKISLSTLEKKNSITNSFLVRDLLVSDLDENEWISLPTLYTRPEIPVSSSDIPTQDDVDQWPHLQGVFLPRLDAEVGLLIASDVPKALDPLDIKHSQDGGPYASRTRIGWAVNGPLGRRHHSSRSSTFVAKVDHRLQQMIEDFYNRDFTDPTADSKTEMSQDERRFMQIAEQTVELRNGHYQISLPFKDRQTPVPSNKAQAWQRAIWLKKRLERDPKLYQDYKAFMEDILSKGYARKVSPDQKSPAKGTAWYIPHHGVYHPRKPGKIRVVFDCSAKCMGKSLNDMLYKGPDLTSSLVGVLLRFREERVAVMAHIESMFHQSLSGEQKAIEHVGSLCSLLSRGGFKLTKWVSNSRDVLQAIPEKERAKDIKDMDIRKEELPVQRALGVQWCVESDSFRFRVNISSRPPTRRGILSLASAIFDPLGFLASFVLTAKEILQDLCRIKLGWDDEIPTEYAARWENWLADVPKLSEFAVSRCLRPEDFGPVKSSQLHHFSDASEAAYGSVTYLRLVSHEDRVHCSFLFGKSRVAPLKTISVPRLELSAATVSVRQDCESVFWSDNMSVLRYVKNESTRFHTFVANRVAVLREGSSPDQWRYVEGVANPGDCASRALTAKALLSCQRWLLGPEFLWKSKEEDWPRNPLSLGCLQDGDPEVKMVYKLPVEALLQKGIKWNFNPPYGSHYGGVWERCIRTTRKVLRALLQTQTVDDEGLVTLLCEVESIINGRPITTVSGDPNDPEPLTLNHLLLLRSEPHMPPGLFQKEDSFSRRRWRQVQYLADIFWKRWSKEYLPLLQSRQKWTTIRKNLAVGDIVLVSAENSPRNSWPLGRVVEVFADKKGLVRRTRVKVKGAVLERPIDKLCLLKEA; from the exons ATGTCGCTGGAAAGAAG agtggtcgtaaatattcctatGCAAACTTTAATAATTTCGCTAAGACTTACTTCGCAAGATGATCGCCTcaagctggagcttgggccgcctgcg GAGGTTAAAGAGAAGCTTCCTTACTTGGACAACGCTTTTGAAAGATTCAAAGAGGCCCATCGCGATTACGTCGAAGAAATTCTGGATGAGAACGCCATTATCAAC GTAGATTCGGCAGTGAATCCCGAGGATTCAATTAGTTGTGCTGGCACACCAATTCCTTCAGGTGCTTCCAAGGTTTCAAAACATTCAAGTCGAGCAAGTTCACGTGGTGGTCGTGCTTCATCAGTTGCAGCCGCGAGAGCCAAAGAAGCCGCAAGAATTGCCGAgttaaaagctgaaatttctATGCTCGAAAAGCGccaaacactcgaagagaaaaaGTTTCGTTTACAGCAGGAAGAATTACGCCTTAACCTCGAAGCCGAAATGATCAAGACAACAGCTAAGGAGAGGGTCTACGCAGCAATGACCTCCCCTTCTCTACCGGAGGTGAAGCCTTTAAAATTGGAGACAGAGCTCCAGGATCAGGAACCCCCTCGTACCAGCCCCCGCGCGAAAAGGTCTTTTCCAGGCGAGGTGCACCACCCAGGCCAGGGCGTGTCTATGGATTCTGTTCCTTACGGCCAGTTTGATTATCAAGCCTGTACTGTCAGTGGGGATCTGAGAAAGGAAACGATTGGTTTGCAGCGGCAACAGACTGCTCTTCAGTTTCAGCAGAACAGAATGATGGAATTGCTAGCGCATAATCAGAATAGGAACAAACCTCCGCAGCCCCGTGTCCCTGTGTTTGACGGAAACCCTATTGAGTACCGCACCTTCGTTCGCgcttttgaaaatttggttGAATCCAGAACATTTAGCAGTACTGATAGACTCTATTACCTCGAGCAGTTCACCGCAGGGGACGTTAAGGAACTTGTAAGATCCTGTCATCATTTACCAGCGGAAGAAGGTTACGATGAGGCTCGTAGGCTTTTGAGAAGGAAGTATGGTGACGATTATCGCATAGCATCCGCTTACAAGATGAAGGCTCTCGACTGGCCGAGCATAAAGGCAGAAGATGGTGTGGCTTTGAATCGTTTTTCAGTCTTTCTCGCAAGTTGCAAGAACGCATTGGCAGGTAGCCAGTACATTTCTAAGTTTGATCAGCCAGGAAACATTCAAAAGTTGGTGCTCAAGATTCCTTACAGCATGAGAGAAAGATGGCGTCGCTTAGCTGATGACATCATGGACAGACAGTTAAGGCCAGTACAGTTTGGTGACTTCGTCGCCTTTGTTGATCGCGAAGCAAGAATACTAACCAACCCAGTCTTTGGCAAGATATCCGATACCGTAAGATCGGCGCCTGGTCAGCGGTCCTTTGGTGGCAAGACATCCAATCCCAAGAATCTCAGTCTCTTAGCACATGTAGGCGATAGTGAAGGTCATACCAGTGAAACTGTTCCGCAGGGTGTAAAGGAGCCAAGTCAACGCGCCGATGGAGAGCAGAGACTTCAGACTCGCAAGGTTCAGCCATCTGGAATCGATCAGGGTCCCTCACAAGGGAAAAATCGGTGTCTCTATTGTAGCAGAAACCACGCCCTTGAGGATTGTCAGTCATTGCG CCCTCGTGAGAGACCAGCTGTCGACGTTGGAGTGGGTACGGAAGACGTAATCAGCACTCAAGTTTGTAGTCACATGGTAAAAACGGGCACCAGTGCCAACAGTGAGACTTCAGGAGAGGGTCGTAGGACAGGCATGGCCGTAATACCAGTTAGAGTAAGAGCGAAAGATAGTGATAAGAGTGTCATCACCTACGCCTTCTTGGATAACGGTAGCAACTCCAGTTTCTGTACTGAATCGCTCATGAAGCAGCTCGGGATTAATGGTCAGCAAGTTAAGATATCCCTGTCTACTCTTGAGAAGAAAAATAGCATCACCAACAGCTTCCTGGTTCGCGACCTTCTTGTATCCGATTTGGATGAGAACGAGTGGATTAGCCTCCCGACCCTTTATACCAGGCCGGAGATTCCTGTGTCCAGCAGCGACATTCCAACTCAGGATGACGTTGATCAGTGGCCCCACTTGCAAGGAGTTTTTCTGCCTCGTCTCGACGCTGAGGTTGGCCTTTTGATTGCTAGTGACGTTCCCAAGGCTCTCGATCCACTTGATATCAAACACAGTCAAGACGGTGGTCCTTATGCTTCAAGAACTCGAATCGGCTGGGCGGTAAATGGTCCCTTAGGCCGTCGTCACCATAGTTCACGGTCATCCACTTTTGTTGCTAAAGTCGATCACCGGCTCCAACAGATGATAGAAGACTTCTACAATCGCGATTTTACCGATCCCACCGCTGATAGCAAGACAGAGATGTCTCAAGACGAACGTAGATTTATGCAAATCGCCGAACAGACGGTGGAGTTGAGAAATGGGCACTATCAAATCTCTTTACCTTTTAAGGATCGCCAAACGCCTGTACCCAGCAACAAGGCTCAGGCCTGGCAGCGCGCCATTTGGTTGAAGAAAAGGCTGGAAAGAGACCCGAAGTTGTACCAAGATTATAAGGCCTTTATGGAAGACATTCTCTCCAAAGGATATGCACGCAAAGTGTCCCCTGATCAGAAGAGCCCCGCAAAGGGCACCGCCTGGTACATACCGCACCATGGTGTTTACCACCCTCGCAAGCCAGGAAAGATCCGCGTCGTGTTTGACTGTTCGGCCAAATGTATGGGAAAGTCCCTCAATGACATGCTGTACAAGGGCCCGGACCTAACTAGCTCGCTTGTAGGAGTCCTGTTGAGGTTTCGTGAAGAGAGAGTGGCCGTCATGGCGCACATAGAGTCCATGTTCCACCAA TCCCTCTCTGGCGAGCAGAAAGCCATTGAGCATGTTGGCAGTTTATGCAGTTTACTATCACGTGGTGGTTTCAAGCTAACCAAATGGGTCAGCAATAGTCGTGATGTTCTGCAAGCTATCCCTGAGAAGGAGCGAGCAAAGGACATCAAGGACATGGACATAAGGAAGGAAGAGTTGCCTGTTCAGCGAGCCCTGGGAGTTCAATGGTGTGTAGAATCCGACTCGTTCCGCTTCAGAGTCAACATTAGCTCCCGTCCACCAACGCGTAGGGGTATCTTGTCTCTAGCGAGTGCTATTTTCGATCCGTTGGGATTCCTGGCATCGTTCGTTCTGACCGCGAAGGAAATCCTTCAAGATCTTTGTCGCATTAAGCTAGGATGGGATGACGAGATCCCGACTGAGTACGCTGCACGTTGGGAAAATTGGCTAGCAGATGTTCCAAAGCTCTCGGAGTTTGCTGTGAGTCGCTGTTTAAGGCCAGAGGATTTTGGTCCCGTTAAATCCAGTCAGCTACATCACTTCTCTGATGCCTCAGAAGCAGCTTATGGCTCAGTGACTTACCTTCGACTGGTTAGCCATGAGGACCGAGTTCATTGTTCCTTCCTGTTTGGAAAATCACGCGTTGCTCCTTTGAAAACTATCTCTGTTCCTCGTTTAGAGCTCTCGGCCGCAACCGTTTCTGTGCGACAAGACTGTGAATCCGTGTTTTGGTCAGACAACATGTCAGTGCTTCGTTATGTGAAGAACGAAAGTACGCGTTTCCACACGTTTGTTGCCAATCGGGTTGCCGTACTACGAGAGGGCTCAAGTCCAGATCAGTGGCGCTATGTGGAAGGTGTAGCGAATCCTGGAGATTGCGCTTCAAGAGCGCTGACTGCCAAAGCATTGTTGAGCTGCCAAAGATGGTTACTGGGGCCGGAGTTTCTCTGGAAGTCAAAAGAAGAAGATTGGCCTAGGAACCCCTTATCCCTTGGATGTCTTCAAGACGGAGACCCGGAAGTGAAGATGGTTTATAAG TTGCCGGTTGAAGCTCTACTTCAGAAGGGTATCAAATGGAACTTCAACCCCCCCTATGGCTCCCATTATGGAGGTGTTTGGGAGCGCTGCATTCGAACAACGCGCAAGGTCCTTCGAGCTTTGCTTCAAACTCAAACTGTTGACGACGAAGGTTTAGTCACCCTCCTATGCGAAGTGGAAAGCATCATTAATGGTCGTCCAATCACCACAGTTTCAGGTGACCCCAATGATCCGGAGCCTCTTACACTAAACCATTTGCTTCTTTTACGCTCGGAACCTCATATGCCCCCTGGGTTATTCCAAAAGGAAGACTCCTTCTCTCGACGCAGATGGAGACAAGTGCAATATCTCGCAGATATCTTTTGGAAGAGATGGTCTAAGGAGTACTTGCCTCTGCTCCAAAGTAGGCAGAAATGGACGACGATTCGCAAGAACCTGGCCGTTGGGGATATTGTTCTAGTGAGCGCCGAAAATTCCCCTCGCAATTCATGGCCCCTTGGTAGAGTGGTAGAAGTCTTCGCAGACAAGAAAGGTTTGGTGCGCCGTACCAGAGTGAAAGTAAAAGGAGCAGTTTTGGAGAGGCCAATTGACAAGCTTTGCTTGCTGAAAGAAGCTTGA